Part of the Magnetococcales bacterium genome is shown below.
AGACGTTGCCGATCATGTCGTGCAGTCCGAAGCCGTTGGGCAGGAACATCCCCACGGGTGAGGTTTCCGCATAGCCGTCCGTGCAGGGAAAGACATTCCATTTGGGCCAGGCTTGCTTGGCGCTGGCATCCCCCACGTTGGCATGGCGACACCCTTCCGCCGGATCGTCTCCCCAGGGAAAAACGCTGGAGGATCCATTGCGGGCCGCGTATTCCCACTCCGCTTCCGTGGGCAGGCGAAAATGCACGCCCCCGCGACCGGACATCCACTGGGCGAACTGGTTGGCCTGCTCCCAGGTGATGTTGACCACGGGTTGCAGATCGCTGTTCAGATCGTGGCCATCATAGGAGGTGCTGGAGTGCTTGGGGTCGAAACGGCGGAATTGACCGTTGCTCACTTCGGTGCGACCGATCCAGAAACTTTGTACGCACACTTCGTGGACCGGCTTTTCATCCGGGTCATGGTTCTCGCTCCCCATCTTGAAACATCCGGCGGGGATTTCGACAAATTCGATCCCGGTGACCGGTTCCGCCCGGGTGCGCAGACCCGAGGTGGTATCGGACTTTGACGCGGCCTTCGGGGCGCTCTCCGGCGGTTTCGGCTCGGCGGGTTTGGACTCCGCCGGGGGCAATGGCAGGGGGGGGGGCGGCAACGGCGTGGGCGGCGGTTGGGGAGTGGGTGGAGGCGGGCTTGCCGGCGCGGGTGGTGGTTGGGGAGTTTCCGGTTTGGGCGTCCCCCCGGCGGCTCTCGGCTCCGCGGGGGTATCTGCTGCGGGCACGGGTGGGGTGGCGTCCGGCTTGTTGGAATCGCTGGGCTTGGCGTCCGCTTTTTTGGAATCGTTGGTCTTGGAGTCCGTCTTGGAGTCGGTCTTGGAGTCGGTCTTGGAGTCGGTCTTGGAGTCCGATTTGGAGTCGGTCTTGGAGTCCGTTTTGGCGGAATCGTTGGGTTTGCTTTCCGGTTGCCCGGACTTGGATTCGGTTTCCTTGGCGGAGGCGGCTTTGGGTGTGGGTGTGGGCAGCTCTTTTTTCCGGGTTTCTGTTTTTTTGGATTTTTTCGCTCCCGCGGCGGCGGAACGCTGGTCCAGCAGGGCTTGCACCCGTTTGGCCTTTTGGGCACGCTGGAGCGCCAGATTGGGATTGCCGGTCTGTTTCGCTTCTTTGGAAAGCCGCTGGAATGAGCTGACGATGGTGTGCAAGCCCTCCCATCCCAGGGGATTGTCGGCGTCCAACGCGAGAATTTTGAGATATTTTTCCAAGGCGTTCATCCCGTTGGGTTGGGTGAACCGCCGGGCGTGCAGATCCTTTTCCGCCGACGCGGCCAGGGCGCGGATGGTCTGCTGGGTATCGGCGCGGAGTTCTCCGGTCAGCAGCAGCCATACAGGCAGGGCCAGCATGGCCAGAAGGGGTCGAATGAATCTGGGGGAGGCAGGTTTCATGGTGTGTCCGAAAAGACAGGGCGTGGAATCGCGCATCGTGCGAAAAAATTTCAATCGTATAGAATCTCTCAAAATTTTTTTATTTTATGCCTTCATCGGGGATCATGCAAGGAGAACGGAAACATGAAGGGATGGCGCAGAACAATCATGGCCTGGCTGGTGACCCGCCGGATGCGTGTGTTCGGGAGCGACTGGTTGCTCGTCTCTTCCGGGGGATGGGTGGCGGTGGCCAATCACGATCACCCCCTGGATTGGGTGTTGGTGGCGCCTTTCTTGCCCGATGACACCCTGGTGGCTCTGCATCCGGCAGAGATGCCCTCGGCCCGTCTGGCCCGGTGGTGCTCCTGGTTGCGGTTCGCGCCCCATGACCCCCTGGATCCCGCCACCCTCAAGCCTTTGGTCCGTCATTTGAAACAGGGGGGACATCTGTTTGTGTTTCCTGCCGGCGGCGGGTTTGGGGATGGCGCCGTGGGTCGGGTATTGCCGGGCGTGGCCCATCTTCCGGAACTGGCCGGTGTGCCGGTGATTCCCGTGTGGCTGCACAACAGCGCTTGGTGGCGCGGGGGGCGGATTCGCCCCCCGCTGGAAATGACGGTTTTTCAGCCCCGGTTCCTCGTGATGGGACCGGGCCGGGAGCGCCATCGCAGCGCGGAGTTGGCCATGACCGATTTGCTGGAAGAGGCCGGACTCCACGCCCAGGGACAACCCGCCACCCTGTGGGAGGCGGCCCGGCGCATCGTGGCCCATCAAGGACGCTCCACCCCGATCATTGCCGACTCCTCCGGCGTGGAATTGACCTATGGCCAGTGGCTTGCCCGTGCGGTGATTTTAGGTCGGGTGGTGGCCCGTCGGACGACTCCGGGAGAGCGGGTCGGGGTGTTGCTGCCGACAACCGCCGGATCCCTGGTGGTGTTCTTCTCTTTGCTGGCCATGGGGCGGGTGCCGGCCCTGTTGAATTTTACCGCCGGAGCCGCCACGGTCCGTTCCGCCTGTCGCACCGCCCGCATCCGCACCGTGCTGACCGCCCGTCGTTTTGTGGACAAGGCCAATTTGGCCCCTCTGGTCGAGGCGTTGGCCGCCGAAACCACGGTGGTGATGGTGGAGGATCTGGCCCCGGAAGCCCGGAGTCCCTGGAATCTTTTGGCTGGATTGTGGGCTTCGTTTGTTCCGGCCCGACTCGCCGTCACGCCGGAGTCGGAGGCGGTGATCCTGTTCACCTCCGGCACCGAAGGGGAACCCAAGGGGGTGGCCCTTTCCCATGGGGCCCTGCTGGCCAATATACGACAGGTCCAATTGCGGGTGGGCTTGCTTTCCGAACCCGGACGGGATTGCATGCTGGACGTGTTGCCCCTGTTTCACGCCTTTGGTCTCACCTTGGCCGCCCTGGCGCCGATTTTTTCCGGTGTGCGGCTTTTTTTGCATCCGTCACCTCTGGACTATCGGGCCATCGCCGAAATCGCCCAGCGGATTCGTCCTTCCCTGCTGGTGGGGACCGATACCTTTTTGTCCGGATACGGTCGGGTGG
Proteins encoded:
- a CDS encoding SUMF1/EgtB/PvdO family nonheme iron enzyme, translated to MKPASPRFIRPLLAMLALPVWLLLTGELRADTQQTIRALAASAEKDLHARRFTQPNGMNALEKYLKILALDADNPLGWEGLHTIVSSFQRLSKEAKQTGNPNLALQRAQKAKRVQALLDQRSAAAGAKKSKKTETRKKELPTPTPKAASAKETESKSGQPESKPNDSAKTDSKTDSKSDSKTDSKTDSKTDSKTDSKTNDSKKADAKPSDSNKPDATPPVPAADTPAEPRAAGGTPKPETPQPPPAPASPPPPTPQPPPTPLPPPPLPLPPAESKPAEPKPPESAPKAASKSDTTSGLRTRAEPVTGIEFVEIPAGCFKMGSENHDPDEKPVHEVCVQSFWIGRTEVSNGQFRRFDPKHSSTSYDGHDLNSDLQPVVNITWEQANQFAQWMSGRGGVHFRLPTEAEWEYAARNGSSSVFPWGDDPAEGCRHANVGDASAKQAWPKWNVFPCTDGYAETSPVGMFLPNGFGLHDMIGNVWEWVADWYSPSYYSASPKQDPKGPAQGFFRSARGGSWAVWPDYARTANRTGIDPSHPDLHVGFRLVMTP
- a CDS encoding AMP-binding protein, which encodes MKGWRRTIMAWLVTRRMRVFGSDWLLVSSGGWVAVANHDHPLDWVLVAPFLPDDTLVALHPAEMPSARLARWCSWLRFAPHDPLDPATLKPLVRHLKQGGHLFVFPAGGGFGDGAVGRVLPGVAHLPELAGVPVIPVWLHNSAWWRGGRIRPPLEMTVFQPRFLVMGPGRERHRSAELAMTDLLEEAGLHAQGQPATLWEAARRIVAHQGRSTPIIADSSGVELTYGQWLARAVILGRVVARRTTPGERVGVLLPTTAGSLVVFFSLLAMGRVPALLNFTAGAATVRSACRTARIRTVLTARRFVDKANLAPLVEALAAETTVVMVEDLAPEARSPWNLLAGLWASFVPARLAVTPESEAVILFTSGTEGEPKGVALSHGALLANIRQVQLRVGLLSEPGRDCMLDVLPLFHAFGLTLAALAPIFSGVRLFLHPSPLDYRAIAEIAQRIRPSLLVGTDTFLSGYGRVAHPVDFRSLRLVFAGGEPLRERTRRQWLDRFGVAIFQGYGTTECGPAVTVDTPLLHAPESVGRPLAGVRFHLEPVPGMHEGFRLLVNGPNLMLGYIPPGGDGRVVPVSAPGPGAGWHDVGDVVTVDAEGFWRIVGRLKRFAKIGGEMVSLAAVEALAETVWPESRHAAVALPDSRKGERILLVTEQHAPDRADLMAIARRDGVSGLFVPAHLLSVETLPMLGPGKIDHQAVRVLAETLGSGPES